One stretch of Campylobacter sp. CNRCH_2014_0184h DNA includes these proteins:
- a CDS encoding MFS transporter has translation MLQTKSIADENFQTPQGKKAFKKAVFSCWLGTAMEYADFALYGLAAATVFSEVFFPEQTPVIALLLSFVTYGIGFIARPIGALFFGYLGDKYGRKNVLMSTIALMGISTTLIGFIPSYAVIGIWAPICLVILRFMQGFGAGAELSGGTVMLGEYAPSKHRGLISSIIALGSNSGTLLAAFVWLLVTSMDDSSFKEWGWRIPFIGSIFIALFAVYMRLNVKETPVFEKQKELMLKIRHENEVHMKKDERTFWQKSRAFWTMVGIRIGENGPSYLAQGFIVGYVTKILLLDKSVATTAVVIASLVGFLVIPLAGYLSDKFGRRITYRTFCLLLMLYAFPAFMLLDSKNEIIVILTIIVGMSLASLGIFGVQAAWGVELFGAKNRYTKMALAKEFGSILSGGTAPMIASALLAYYGTWWPIALYFVITAGIGFITTFFAPETRGRDLNLIEDAI, from the coding sequence ATCTTGCAAACAAAATCAATCGCGGATGAAAATTTTCAAACTCCACAAGGAAAAAAGGCCTTTAAAAAGGCTGTGTTTTCGTGTTGGCTAGGAACTGCTATGGAATATGCAGATTTTGCACTTTATGGCTTAGCTGCAGCTACTGTTTTTTCAGAAGTTTTCTTTCCTGAGCAAACTCCTGTTATAGCATTATTGCTTAGTTTTGTTACTTATGGTATAGGTTTTATTGCTAGACCTATTGGAGCTTTATTTTTTGGATATTTAGGAGATAAATACGGAAGAAAAAATGTATTGATGAGCACCATTGCATTAATGGGTATTTCAACTACTTTAATTGGTTTTATACCAAGTTATGCAGTAATTGGAATTTGGGCTCCTATATGTTTGGTTATTTTGCGTTTTATGCAAGGCTTTGGCGCAGGTGCTGAGCTTTCAGGTGGGACTGTCATGCTTGGAGAATACGCTCCTAGCAAACATAGAGGTTTAATCTCTTCCATCATCGCTCTTGGATCAAATAGCGGAACCTTGCTTGCAGCTTTTGTGTGGCTTTTAGTTACAAGCATGGATGATTCTAGTTTTAAAGAATGGGGATGGAGAATTCCTTTTATAGGAAGTATTTTTATAGCACTTTTTGCTGTTTATATGCGTTTAAATGTAAAAGAAACTCCTGTTTTTGAAAAACAAAAAGAATTAATGCTAAAAATTCGTCATGAAAATGAAGTACATATGAAAAAAGATGAAAGAACTTTTTGGCAAAAAAGTCGTGCATTTTGGACTATGGTGGGTATAAGAATAGGAGAAAATGGGCCATCTTATCTCGCACAAGGCTTTATAGTAGGCTATGTAACTAAAATTTTACTTCTTGATAAATCAGTAGCCACAACTGCTGTTGTTATCGCTTCTTTGGTGGGATTTTTAGTTATACCTTTAGCAGGATATTTAAGTGATAAATTTGGAAGACGTATTACTTATAGAACCTTTTGCTTACTTTTAATGCTTTATGCCTTCCCTGCTTTTATGCTACTTGATAGTAAAAATGAAATTATTGTAATTTTAACTATCATCGTAGGTATGTCTTTGGCATCTTTAGGGATTTTTGGTGTGCAAGCTGCGTGGGGTGTAGAACTTTTTGGAGCAAAAAATCGCTATACCAAAATGGCGCTAGCAAAAGAATTTGGCTCTATACTTTCAGGGGGTACTGCTCCTATGATAGCTTCAGCTTTGCTTGCTTATTATGGCACTTGGTGGCCAATAGCCTTGTATTTTGTTATCACCGCAGGAATTGGTTTTATCACAACCTTCTTTGCGCCAGAAACTAGAGGTAGGGATTTAAATTTAATAGAAGATGCGATATGA